The Rhopalosiphum maidis isolate BTI-1 chromosome 1, ASM367621v3, whole genome shotgun sequence genome has a segment encoding these proteins:
- the LOC113549121 gene encoding protein LLP homolog translates to MAKSIRSKWRRKMRAIKRIRYGVKELDRLKNMLVNAGEIEVKEDGEIEHVCLVKAKNEEAEKIQLEKEEKAKVEKTAEIVKETPKKVQHPTWLRKKEYKKYIRSYRKQQSINAKRIKGTIKKKSNAVKNL, encoded by the exons ATGGCCAAAAGTATAAGGAGTAAATGGCGCCGGAAGATGAGGGCTATCAAGCGGATCAGGTATGGCGTGAAGGAATTAGACAGATTGAAGAATATGCTGGTGAACGCTGGAGAAATAGAAGTCAAAGAAGACGGTGAAATTGAACATGTTTGCTTAG ttaaagcTAAAAATGAAGAAGCTGAAAAAATTCAACTAGAAAAGGAAGAAAAAGCCAAAGTGGAAAAAACTGCAGAAATTGTTAAGGAAACTCCAAAAAAAGTTCAACATCCAACTTGGCTCAGAAAAAaggaatacaaaaaatacataagaaGTTATAGAAAACAACAATCAATCAACGCTAAAAGAATAAAgggaacaattaaaaaaaaaagtaacgcTGTAAAAAACTTGTAA
- the LOC113561207 gene encoding prostaglandin E synthase 2, giving the protein MALRVAIARLNTKTVSGGPFLLRTNNPFSRMKHFNNESPLAKHAKKRTSTVRLIGGGVAIGVVVGAAYSYFADSERKLPGSIVNTPTRIPILKTLPPELKVTRKVRHNNDEHADLILFQYPTCPFCCKVRAFLDYVKVPYDIIEVDPMLKQQINWSDYKKVPILLVKTSNGYQPLTDSTMIVSALATYLKDKTFNIEDIANFYPSISYVDVDGKRKTDIMNKYFIMNEDESEKSKRLNFDNERKWRKWSDETLVHALSPNAYRTLSEAIDSFKWFSIVGEWEKNFPFWETSLMVYGGAFMMWLISKKLKKKYMLKDDVRLSLYEECNTWVKAVEQNGGTFMGGNKPNLADLAVYGTLSSIEGCMAFKDVQENTKINVWFSNMKKVIL; this is encoded by the exons ATGGCACTGCGAGTGGCTATTGCccgtttaaatacaaaaacagtTTCTGGAGGACCGTTTTTGTTACGTACAAACAATCCGTTTAGTCGTAtgaaacatttcaataatgaGTCACCACTAGCTAAACATGCTAAAAAACGTACCAGCACAGTACGTTTAATAGGTGGTGGTGTGGCCATTGGTGTCGTAGTCGGAGCAGCATATTCATATTTCGCAGATTCAGAGCGTAAACTACCTGGTTCCATAGTAAATACTCCAACACGAATACCAATCTTGAAGACCTTACCTCCCGAATTGAAGGTCACCCGTAAA gtACGACACAATAATGATGAACATgccgatttaattttatttcaatatccaACTTGTCCGTTTTGTTGTAAGGTGCGAGCATTTCTTGATTATGTTAAGGTGCCATATGATATCATTGAAGTAGACCCTATGCTCAAACAGCAAATAAACTGGtctgattataaaaaagttcCCATTCTATTAGTAAAAACAAGTAATGGTTACCAACCACTAACCGATAGTACAATGATTGTATCTGCTCTGGCtacttatttaaaagataaaacatttaatattgagGACATTGCAAATTTTTATCCATCAATATCCTATGTTGATGTAGACGGTAAGAGGAAGACAGACattatgaacaaatattttattatgaatgaaGACGAATCTGAAAAATCAAAACGTTTGAATTTTGA taatgaaAGAAAATGGCGAAAATGGTCTGATGAAACTTTGGTCCATGCACTCTCGCCAAATGCTTACCGTACTCTATCAGAAGCTATAGACTCATTTAAATGGTTTTCAATAGTTGGTGAATGGGAAAAAAATTTCCCTTTTTGGGAAACAAGTCTAATGGTATATGGTGGAGCCTTTATGATGTGGCTAATTAGTAAGAAATTgaagaaaaa gtatatgctAAAAGATGATGTACGTCTATCGTTATATGAAGAATGTAATACATGGGTGAAAGCAGTAGAACAAAATGGCGGAACTTTCATGGGTGGTAACAAACCAAACTTAGCCGATCTAGCTGTGTATGGTACTCTTTCAAGTATTGAAGGTTGTATGGCTTTCAAAGACGTGCaggaaaatactaaaattaatgtgtggtttagtaatatgaaaaaagttatactataa